The Mobula birostris isolate sMobBir1 chromosome 1, sMobBir1.hap1, whole genome shotgun sequence sequence acacaataaatgcaaatacataagatagtgtatatacattgattgtatctCCATGAAGTGTTTCAAGACTTGCATTCCAATCTAGCTGCATCTCGTGGTAATACATATGAGACCATCAATACTTACAGGTTAGAGAGCATTAATAACAGAAGAGGATGACCACATCAGATCCATGTATACCTCAGAAATAATGTTAACATGACTCACTAAATATACATGAATTTGATTAATGTTTTTTATTGTTGGTTTGCCATCTCACCAGTCAGATTAATGTAGACTCACCATCAGATTAATTCATGGAGTCAAAAAACAAGACATTTTAAAATCgttttccatttgctttaaatataATGCTATACTTCTGTCCTTATCTCACCGTAGTTCTTCGCCTATTATAGATCACTCACCTCATTTATCACCCATCAATATCCACACTCTGCGATATGATGAAAGATACCATGCTTTCGTGGGACCCACAGTTTTCTATTCCCAGATTCTGCAAGTTGTGAGGTTGGTGACAGTAACTAACCAGTTCTAGTTGATTATCTCATGGGCACTGCTAATCAGTTGCTGATACAGGCTTGATACATGCTAAGAAAGTCAAAGTGAGACTAAACTAAACCATtaaatgattgaatggtgaagtcaTCCCCTTTCTCACCAAAATCTACACTGAGTAAAGTATTGCACTTATACAGGTTTCATGTCAAAAAATTGTGGAATATCCCTTTAAAATCTGTCTGCAAAAATCACACCTGCTATGTTTCATTGTGCCAACAGCAAGAACTTGCTGTACATTAACAGGGAATGCCAATGTCAGTTTTAATACAGATTTATACCAGGAGCCTTTTACGAGGAAGCCTGTGAACCTCACAACTGAAGTTCATTTTCCTTTTGATACTTTCATAGTGCTAGAGGGACACACAATGCTATTTCTTCCCCAACAAAAATACATGTAGCAATTTTCAGGATAGCATGAAAAATTAAAAGTCATAGGTTACCaataaaggtgaagataggtgaaAAATTAAAAGGAAACTGGCTTTAAAGTTGAATGATTCACCTGATGGACTCAAGGGTAGCTTTCATGTGGTACATATTGGGAACAATCTCTAATATGCTCTAATATTAAAAAGTAGCCTCAGAGAAAGGCAAAAAAGTTTTCATATTTACTCATGATCCTGTGTTCTTGTTGGTTACCTCAGTTACTGATTGATTCACATTGATGGTGTAAGACTACGTATGAAGATCAGCTGATGGCTTGCTAGTTTTAATCCAATATCGCTAAGGCCTTAAAAGGAAACAGGtcaaggaaaaaaaaagacaaacaagGAAAAAGCAGAAGTAAAAACAATTTAAGCAATTTTATTAAATGTCCGTGGTGAACAAATTGGTATGACTAATTTACTTTTCTCAGAGAGATCTTGCAAGCAGCTTGAATTGCTCTGTTAAGCAAAGGAAATTgagcaacaaaaacaacaactTCCCCTTATCATAGGAAAAATCCTTTACTTTATGAAACAAAAGTTGATGCCAAGCTAAAtaagaaaatattggataaacTATCCAAAGCTTCATTTTATGTTACTTAAAGAAGGAAAGAGTTGTGATTCATAGAATTCATTCCAGAGGTTGGGGGTGGGCATTGTCATCATGAGTAGGGTGACTAAAATTAGTGATGCAAGAGAGGCTTGAATAAGGTCAATCAACAGATGAAAGAGGACTGGGTGCCCATAGAGTTGAAAGAGGTTGAAGAAATAGGGAAAGATGAGATTATGGAAAATAATGACTGAACCAATAACCtacttagaacacagaacatagaacattactccatgataaaattatgccccctttaGTTAGCTATTTGCACCCTGGAAAAAGACTCTGGCTATTCACTTCTTagcattttgtacacctctatcaagttacctctcatccccctatgctccaaagagagaagTCCTAGCTTGCTGGACCGATCTTTATAGGCCATGCTCtctaggccaggcagcatcctggtaaatctcctccacaccctctcaaGTTCAAGATAAATTTCAGTTTATAGTCATTCAACAGACACACGTATACCACTAAATGAAACGGTGgccctctggaccaaggtgcacagcataattcatataactcacacataacacaaagtaatattaccaaaaataaattaacaaataataaggtgcatatatgATATATGTTAAAATGTAAACAGTATAAAGCTTCTggcacttcatacatgatgagacaaTATGATCATACATGATGAATCTCTTATGTGGTGGCAAGGAGTTTAGTAGTCTTAtgacctgggggaagaagctgtttcccttcCTAACAGTTCTCATGCTAATTATggttcctcctgcctgatggtggtgggatttggggtgggggggggggggggagtcaaagagatttttggatggatgggagggatcattgacaacgctaagggccctgcatacacagcattaatgataaataaatatctcTCATGGGAGGaaaagagaccctgatgatcctcccAGCAGTCCTCATAATCCTTGGTAAGGTCTTTCTGTCAGATCCCTTGCATTTCTCATAGCATACAGTGATACAGCTGGCCAGGACACTCTTgaggtgctcctgtaaaaagttGGTTAAAATCGGGATGGGTGGGGGAAGGAAGCGTCATTTTCCTCAAAGTTCTTAGGAAGTGAAGACACTACTGTGTTTTCTTGACCAAAAAGTTAATGTTGAGGGACCAACCAGGTGAGTTTGTCCGTTATGCGCACTCCCCAAAAGTTGGTGCTCTTAACTCTCTACACGGAGGAGTcatgtatgtgcagtgaggagcgGTCAGCTtgcaccttgctaaagtccacgatCCATCTATCTCTTTGGTGTTGTCCACATTGAAACTCAAGTTGTTGTGTTTATGCCATTCTACTAgccctctacctcctccctgtacacaaTCTAGTCgtcgttgttgatgaggccaaccaccgtTCTGTCATCAGTAAACCTGATGATTTGGTTTCAACTGTTGATGTTCCCTGCCCTCTCCCCCCCATTTCTCCACTGCTCGttctgctgctggcatttagggcagcaatgaaggccatCCAACTCTGGTGGTGTTTGggacttccttcattgtgtcagtagcttctgctcagttttcactaccgaccgtcatgcaagtcccaggtggagactcaggaataccattgcactgagatgtagaaggaatcttcattgctatttccataacagttttgtctTACAAGTCAGGGTTGTTATCCCCGAGCTGAACccagaacctggaggaccagtggaccactcttagtctggcctctaccctttgacctgtttggcatcgGTGAccctacggaaacagcaatgaagaatcctttgacatctgagtgtgacggtactCTTGACTcttcacctgggacttgcatgactgacagtagtgaaaaccataAGAAAGCTActgcatgatgaaggaagccctgagtaCCCTAAAGGATGGAGGACCTTCGTTCCTGCCCTAAACGCCACGGCCAAACAGGCAGTCAATAAGTTACAGTACATTTCATTGTTGAACACAAATACATCAATTCAGAAACCTGCTGAAACTCTGCACAAATTCAATCCAAGAAATCAATGGCACAATTACCTATCATTTCTGAAAGATGAAGGCCAATAATTTGCAGTCAGAAATCCATTCACATCTAAGTCTCAAACCCTGCTGGGTTCCTCTTCTTTTCCAATTCTGGCCTTTCATATATCCCTAATTTTAATTGTTCCACTTTGTCGATTGCGCATTCAGCTATATGGCCCCTGCTCCTTCCCTAATTTCTCCAGTTCAATAGCATCGTTCATTTGTTGTGATGTTCCTTAATGCTTTCCTGGATTAACCATATTATCAATGGATGTTAGGTTTGCTGATGCTCTATTCTGCATGCTAGTCAACCTGCTCCATCATaactacaagatggcttttgtAACTGTGTTAGAAGGACTAGTGATCTGATTGCAATGTTCATCTGTTTCCTGTTTCCCTCAAATTGAAATGCATGAATTCAACTTACCTCAAGCAATTCTTAATCCAAAGTATAAAACAGCTCATCAATTTCAAAACTATTTAGACACTagcaactgcagatgctggaatgtggaacAACGAATAATCTGCAGGGTCTGTGAAAGGAAAGAAAATGTGGATGTTTTGCCTTGAAATGCTGCAATTCCTTTTATTCCAGGAATGCTGCTCTACTTGTTGAGTTTCTTCAGCTGAATGTTTGTAAATTAAAAATACGATGCCTTCCTCAAAATCTAAGGCTATTTATCCCAATGGTACAATTTATAAGCATCTCTGAAAGTAAGTTTAGGAAAATGGGAACTGCATACAGCCTGTCCTATTTTAAACTGGCCATGATCATGACCATGCATAAGATGGAAGGACACCTGTTGATGGTGGTTTTCCTGTGCAATCTTATGATGACTTTTACATTCTGGATGTTAACAGTTATGGATTTTAAGGTTCTGTAAGAGACTGTAAGAGAGATTCTGTGAGTAGCTGAATGCAAGCTGGGGAGAACGTCTTTGTATTTCTGCTGTTTTTTATGCCAAGTTATCACACCCCTTAACAAGATATTAATAAATTCAGCTGTGCTTTTTAATTGATACTTAATTTCTTGATATTTTATTTGATCTCAATTTTTCCATTGCAGGAACAACATCCCTCATTAATAAAATGGCTGTTTTCAAGATGGCTGCTCAGTTTTTTGGAGATCTCTTTGAAGTGTATGCATCAGAAAGGAAATCTGGTTTGAAGAACATTCTGTACCTGATCTCACTTTGTCTTGTGTTAGGCATAGGAGCTAGTGGTATTGTTTATATTTGCCTGCAGAAACTAGAGTGCAATCTCTCAGTGGCCCTAGCAGTGTTTGGAACCCTTTCTGGGGTTATTCCTGGAGCTCTGTTTCTTTCCAAGTATTTCAGATGCTTTGTCCTGATATTCCTTATTTCATGTGGAACCAAGAAAGGCCGCAATGCCCTGATAACAGCTGGTACCAGCATAGTGCTCTTTAACTGTGCCAAAAATAGCTTTCACAATTTAATGAAATTAGTAGATAACTTAAATTGTTTCTTGGTTGGAATGCTATCATCCATCAGATATCTTTTGTCAAAGTACAAAGAAGCCTTGGAATGGATCAGCAAATATAAACCATTAGGAACCATTATTGTACATTTTTCAAATGATCTTAAGATTTATTCAACAGTTAATGATGATGCTATAAGAATAAAGCTCAATGAAACTACAATAAACTTAGAGATCCAGGCTAAGAACATCATTTCAATGTTAAGCTCATTTTCCAGAGTTTGTAAACATTCAATAGCTCTCATTTGTCTTTTGCTGGTTCTGTCATTCACCTGGTTCTACATCAGAAGATTTTTAACTGATATCAAGTTTGAAAATGTATTTATTACAAATCAATTCCTGAAATTTGatgaaaagcagaaagaagcagGAAAACCGCATTTGTGCCAACTAACTAAAAAAGAGAATAAAAGCTTCATTAGAATCCCAGCACtatgtttatcaaaaatggaactAAGCAGCATGGCAAGATTCTTGGTTCCTGTCTTGAGTCACCTGTGTATCTGGACAATACTCATAATGCTAGATTGTGGAGTATTTTTACTTACAGATTCAATAGGACATCACATGGACCATCTGCCTACAATAAACATTACAATGAAAGCAAAATTTTCTGTAAGTATACATACTTTACTTAACACAGAACAATTTGTGGTTAACTTTTGCATGGTAGATTGTACTAAGGTATTTTAAGCACCACacaaaatatgctggaggaactcagcaggtcagacagcatctatggaaaagaataaacggtcgatgtttcaggtaaagatccttcttcaggactgagaaggaagggggggaagatgccaggggCAGAGAAAAggggctagctggaagatgataggtgaagccaggtgggtggaaaaggctggagaagaaagaatctgataggagaggagagtggaccataggagaatgggaaggaggaagggacccggGAGGAGTGAtcggtaggtgaggagaagtaaaatatcagagtggggaatagaggacgTAGGGGGTGGTTTTGCttgctggaaggagaaatcgatattcatgccatcaggttgggggatACCTATAAACTATTTTAAAACTGTGAAAGCATTTTTTAAATGGGCATTGCAAGATGGAAAGGCGAGATTCTGTTCCTCTACTGTCATTAGTCTATCCATTCATTAAAGTGAGATTGGAAGGACATAACTTTTTCACAGGGTCTGTGGCAAATAGTGGGTGAATCATGACAACACTGGCCAGAATGATCACTTCATACTCTGTGTGGAGACAAGTTCCGGTTTTCATACAAAAAAAACACCTTATGCTTGTGTTATGTAGCATTATTATCATGCTAAATGGGATAGAATCAGAACAAATCTGGCAGCTCAAAGCCATGCATCCATGAGGCACTGTAAACCAAAAGCAGCAGTAGATAGGTACACCACCATAATCTGTAATCTTGCGACTCCTTATATCTCTCAATCTATCATTACCATCTAATCTGAAATTCAGCCCTGTTAAATGAGGTGTGCAGATCTAAGCAGTCTTGAAACCAGCAGGTCAGGTCAAAGCTCTTCATCCTCCCTCATCCGGTCATTCAAAAAGCAAAGTCTGCacatgaaataaaaacagtgaaTGCTAGAAATACTTTGCATTTCACCAGCATcgtatcttcaaaaggcaatgcctcaaaaaagcagcatcaatcattaagaaccctcaccacccaggaatgcacccttctcattgttacagagaggagatacacgagcctgaagacaaacacctaacattttaggaacagcttcttatccTCCAGCACCATATTTCAGAACGGACAATGAACTACGAACACCACTGTACCTTAGTATTttcactctctttttgcactacatatttatctTTTATTAATACTGTGCATTTCTTATTAGAATTTATAGCatattttacatattgcactgtatttttgctgcaaaacaacaaatttcactacatatatcagtgataataaatctgactgaCTCAGCGTCTGGGGAGACAATAGAACTTAGGTTTGTATAATAGTTCATGGACAATAAAAAAAGTGTAAGCAgtgtggccattgtgtgagtgaggCAGTGTTAGATTGGTCCAACCTTGACTCAACAGGCTTAAGAGAGAACAGGTAGAGGTTACAAGTAAGTTTCTAGTAAGCTTTTTATTCTGTTAGTACATAACTAGAGCTATGGGAAATCTGAGAGGCCTCCGGTCTCCCTCATAACTGCATCTGCACaaaatgcattgagttgcagctcCTAAGAGACTGCTAACAAACtacagctgcagctcaatgcacttcatgcagatgcagCTCTTTGTGCAGATGCCCTTTGCCTCATATGGGAAAATGAGGAGGCGATAGATCgagctacagggaggtggttacccctaagttgcaggaggcaggaccCTGGGTCTGTCAGGAGAgcaaaagggaataggcagccagtgctgagaacccctgtggccgttcccctcaatagtaAGTATACCATTTTGTATACTGCTGGGGGAGGAGGGTATGAGCTACCAGGAGAAAGCCACACCAAACAAttctctggcactgagtgtggatttgtggctcagaagggaagggagagaagaggagtgcagtagttaTAAGGGATCTATCATTAGAGGAGCAGGAAGCAGGTTCTGTAGACATGAAAGAGACCCAGATgggatgttgcctcccaggtgccagggtcaaggacgtCTCGGATTGGGTTCATGGCAATCTAAAGCGGGAGGGTAAACTGCTGGAAGtcgtggtacacattggtaccaatgacatacgtGTGtcggaaaagggaggaggtcccgacgagagaatatagggagttagcaGAAAGTCGAAAAGCAAGACCCCCAGgataataatctcaggattgcacCCTCTGCCACaaaggtaagaataggatggtttGGCACATGCATATGTTgctaaggaactggtgcagggggcagggcttcagatttctggatcattgggatctcttctggggaaggtatgacctgtacaaaaagtacAGGTTacactgaacccaagggggaaaATACCTTTGTTGGGATGTTTGCCAGAGCAGTTAGagagggtttgaactaatttggcagggggatgggaacctgaCTAATAGAGCTGAGGATAGGACAGTTGGGTATACAAGTcaatgcagtgtgcagtgagactatgaggatggacaggcagatgatagagcaaaattgcagtcagtgggatgaattaAAGTGCAACAGGGGTTcaaaatcaaaaatggtgatgaatacacaattgaaggtgctatatttggatgcacacagtatacagaataaggtagatgatcctcTAATGGAGTTAGGGATTgggaggtatgatgttgtgggcatctctgagttGTAGCTGAAAGATCATAGTTAGGAGCTTAGCATCCAAGGATGTATCaaaaaggtaggcagagggaatgACTCTGTTAGTAAAAAAAGTTAAATCAGAtccttaaaaagaggtgacatatgatCAGaggatgtagaatctttgtgggtagagttatcTGCAAGAGCAGAAAGATCCTGATGCGAATTATATACTGTCCTCCGAACAGTTGCCACAATGTGGGCTATAAATTTCAATgagggcatgtaaaaagggcaatgttgcaataatgggagattttaatatgcaggtagattgggaaaatcagtttgatgTTGGATCACTAGAAAGGGAATTTTTAGAATGCCTAtgacagcttgttgttgagcccactagtccAGAGCAATTCTGCATTGGGTGTAATGtagtgaaccagatttgattggggaacttaaggtaaaggaacctttagaagGTGTGATCgtaatatggtagaattcacccagaaatttgagaaggagaagctaaaatcagtcctatcagtattgcagtggagtaaagggaattacagaggcttgagagaggagctggccaaagctgttTAGAAAGAGGAGACTAGTCTGAATGATGCCAGAATaccaatggctggtgtttctggaggatatttggaaggcacaagaaaggtacatcccaaagatgaagaaatattttaAGAGTGaagatgatacaaccatggctaacaagagaagtcaaagatagCATGAAAGCAAAATAAAGGGCATGTAATATAGCCAAAAGGAGTGGGAAagtagaggattgagaagctttgaaaaaccaacagaagtaactgaaatgctatagagaaaagatgaaatatgaaggtaagccagccaataatataaaataggactcagaaagttttttcagatatatatatatatatatatatatatatgtgtatgtgtgtgtgtgtgtgtgtgtgtgtgtgtgtgtgtgtgtgtgtgtataaaagagagatgagagtgcatATCAGGccactggagagatagtaatgggagaGGGAGCAAAGAAgatgcagatgaactgaatactctaagtattttgcattattcTGTGGAAGATCGCAGCAAAATGTCATGaatgcaagagtgtcagggggcaaaagtgagtgttgttgctcttactaaggagaagatgcttgggaagctgaaaattcTGAAGGTTGATAGATCACCTGGATcatatggactacaccccagagatctaaaggaggtagctgaagagattgtggaggcattagtaatgatctttcaagaattactaaattctggaatggttctggaggactagaaaattgcaaatatcactctactctttaagaaggaaaggAGATtggagaaaggaaatgataggccagttagcttgactttaATTGGAAAGATAGTGGAGTCTATTATTCAGAATGAGGTtttagagtacctggaggcacataataaaataggccaaaatcagcttGGTTTTCTAAAGAGGAAATTTTGTCTTACaaacctgttggagttctttgaggaaataacaggcaggattgaGAAAGGagactcagtggatgttgtttatttggaatttcagaaagcctttgctaGCTGCTCACATGATTCGCTTAAGATAAATGCTCATAGTATTACAggtaagatactagcatggacagaagactggctgactggcgggAGGCAGAGAATGAGAATTAAGGGGGGCTGCTCTGGAtagctgctagtgactagtgggtGTCACAGGGGTcatgttgggactgtttcttttcacatttaactgtatgtcaatgatttagataaaggaatagatggctttgtgcccaagtttgcagacaatataaagctaggtagagggacaggtagtgttgaggaagcagggtgtctacagaggacttggacagactgggagaatgggcaaagaagtggcagctgAAATATAGCAGTGTAAAgaagtgcatagtcatgcacttttgcagaaagaataaaggcatggactattttctaaacagagctGCAACCTTAGCTTCTATCTGGCAATGTAGAAATTATCAGCTGCACAAACATGGCACAATATAAGCGCAGTAATTCAACCCTGACGATGGAAGATATCCTTGATTGCAATACCAATTGGTACTTATTCACCAACAGCCAGCTCATCAAAACTTAGTTTTGGCTTCCTAAGAATCACTTGTTTCCAACCCACATCACAGTTATGGTctaacatggactagatggctgaATTGCAGGGCTGAGGTGAAAGTAATTGCCTTTGACAAAAAGTCAGTTCTTGACTAAATCAAGCATCAAAGAATTACGTGGAGCTAAAAGATATTGAGAGGACAATACTCAAGTAGTCAGGTGGCATACCTTGCACAAACCAAGATAGTAGCAGTAGTTGGAGAAGAATCATTCTAGCTGCAGGTAACTTTTCAGGGGCTCCTAGGCACAACTGTCATCATTGTTTCATTAGTGGCCTTTCTTCCACCATAAGGTCAGAATGGAGATGTTTGCTTAAGAATGCACAACATTCAATTCCATGTATAACTACAGAATATGAAACTATCCATTTCACTTAAAACAAAGCCAAGTCAAGATTCAGACATAGGCTAATAAGTGGCAAGTAATATACAAATACCTGCACTTTATCTCTTTcaatatcacctcccagctcctcacttcattcctccctccctACTCACCTACCTTCCGCTCACCTACTTTCACCTATTGCTTACTAGTTTgtacccttccccttcccccagatTCTGccttcttttcccttcctttccagtcccaatgaagtgtctcagcatgaatgttgacagttcattcctctctatggatgctgcctgagctgctgagttcctccagcatgttgtatgtGGTACCAAATGATGATGATCTCTAACAACCTTTCCTTGACATTTAGTGGCATAAACCATTGCAAAATTTCACCACCATTAGAACCCATCATTGAACAGAAACTCAGCTGGACAAAGCACATGATTCCCAGTGTTGTTCAAAGGTCAGGTACTGTGCCATCCCCAAAACCTTTCTATGATCTACAAAGCAGGAGCATGATAGAATAGTCACCACTTGTTGAGAT is a genomic window containing:
- the LOC140191813 gene encoding dendritic cell-specific transmembrane protein — protein: MAVFKMAAQFFGDLFEVYASERKSGLKNILYLISLCLVLGIGASGIVYICLQKLECNLSVALAVFGTLSGVIPGALFLSKYFRCFVLIFLISCGTKKGRNALITAGTSIVLFNCAKNSFHNLMKLVDNLNCFLVGMLSSIRYLLSKYKEALEWISKYKPLGTIIVHFSNDLKIYSTVNDDAIRIKLNETTINLEIQAKNIISMLSSFSRVCKHSIALICLLLVLSFTWFYIRRFLTDIKFENVFITNQFLKFDEKQKEAGKPHLCQLTKKENKSFIRIPALCLSKMELSSMARFLVPVLSHLCIWTILIMLDCGVFLLTDSIGHHMDHLPTINITMKAKFSEYTRIFSIFETSETDEENFSSEINLSKDACILEPTLSISKIWIPLVVLLAILLLLTLLSAKLPILKILVLSSFYKKTEENRVRFLHEKILQKRRWAKLFNIEEVQNPAANMISFWFPIFKMKQQKNELQKQNNMIICYQSSDEVHIEL